The Mesorhizobium sp. B1-1-8 genome contains a region encoding:
- the xylA gene encoding xylose isomerase: MSSGFFGDISKIKYEGPDSTNPLAYRFYNPDEIVAGKRLEDHLRFAVAYWHSFAWQGGDPFGGQTFDRPWFAKPGGVDTMELAKLKADVAFEMFSLLGTPYFCFHDADVRPEGKDFSESAARLDEIADYFADKMRKTGVKLLWGTANLFSNRRFMSGAATNPDPDVFAYAAATVKSCIDVTKRLKGENYVLWGGREGYETLLNTDLAREQEQAGRFLNLVVDYKHKIGFKGTILIEPKPQEPTKHQYDYDVATVYGFLKRFGLEKEVKVNIEQGHAILAGHSFEHELALANALGIFGSIDMNRNDYQSGWDTDQFPNNVPEMALAYYQVLQGGGFKTGGTNFDAKLRRQSLDPQDLLIGHIGGMDCCARGLKAAAKMIEDKALSAPLAERYAGWNTAEGKAMLSGKRTLEEIAERVVKKKIEPQPRSGRQEALENIVNRYV, encoded by the coding sequence ATGAGCAGCGGATTTTTCGGCGACATCAGCAAGATCAAATATGAGGGGCCGGATTCGACCAATCCGCTGGCCTACCGGTTCTACAACCCGGACGAAATCGTTGCCGGCAAGCGGCTGGAAGACCATCTGCGCTTTGCCGTCGCCTACTGGCATTCCTTCGCCTGGCAAGGCGGCGACCCGTTCGGCGGCCAGACCTTCGACCGTCCCTGGTTCGCCAAGCCGGGTGGCGTCGACACGATGGAACTCGCCAAGCTCAAGGCCGATGTCGCCTTCGAGATGTTCTCGCTGCTCGGCACGCCGTATTTCTGCTTCCACGACGCCGATGTCCGCCCCGAGGGCAAGGATTTCTCCGAAAGTGCCGCTCGGCTCGACGAGATCGCCGACTATTTCGCCGACAAGATGAGAAAGACCGGCGTCAAGCTTTTGTGGGGCACGGCGAACCTGTTCTCCAACCGCCGCTTCATGTCGGGCGCGGCCACCAATCCCGATCCGGATGTCTTTGCCTATGCGGCGGCGACGGTGAAAAGCTGCATCGACGTCACCAAGCGGCTGAAGGGCGAGAACTACGTGCTGTGGGGCGGGCGCGAGGGCTATGAGACGCTGCTCAACACCGACCTTGCCCGCGAGCAGGAACAGGCCGGCCGTTTCCTCAATCTCGTCGTCGACTATAAGCACAAAATCGGCTTCAAGGGCACCATCCTGATCGAGCCGAAGCCGCAGGAGCCGACAAAACACCAGTACGATTACGACGTCGCCACGGTCTATGGCTTCCTCAAGCGCTTCGGGCTGGAGAAGGAGGTGAAGGTCAACATCGAGCAGGGCCACGCCATCCTCGCCGGCCACTCTTTCGAGCACGAGCTGGCGCTGGCCAATGCGCTCGGCATCTTCGGCTCGATCGACATGAACCGCAACGACTACCAATCGGGCTGGGACACCGACCAGTTCCCCAACAATGTGCCGGAAATGGCGCTGGCCTATTACCAGGTGCTGCAGGGCGGCGGCTTCAAGACCGGCGGCACCAATTTTGATGCCAAGCTCAGGCGCCAGTCGCTCGATCCGCAGGATCTGCTGATCGGCCATATCGGCGGCATGGATTGCTGCGCGCGCGGTCTGAAAGCTGCGGCCAAGATGATCGAGGACAAGGCGCTGTCGGCTCCGCTCGCCGAGCGCTATGCCGGCTGGAACACCGCCGAAGGCAAAGCGATGCTTTCGGGCAAGCGCACCTTGGAAGAGATCGCCGAGCGCGTGGTGAAAAAGAAGATCGAACCGCAGCCGCGCTCCGGGCGGCAGGAAGCGCTGGAGAACATCGTCAACAGGTACGTTTAA
- a CDS encoding GlxA family transcriptional regulator translates to MIKSEKPSIFRAERSPLKVTLLVFSGASIMCVASAVDPLRAANRISGETLFDFRLVSVTGEAPVTTCGLPIAVSGRFDANEVTDVLIVVAGFGTQNYATSALLAGLRRAARAARACGGVEAGTWLVARAGLLEGRSATTHWEDMEDFSAAFPGVDVRPDRYVIDGPVFTSGGASPTFDLMLHLIRTRLGMAAALDVASVFIYDQARAATDAQPLVSLGRLDGYDPRLAQAIRLMEAHVDQPLTIDAVARRAGVTARTLESIFRRSIGETPGAYYLRLRLSAARRLVVDTRVAMADIAGRTGFSSAAAFSRAFSRAFGEAPVRFRRG, encoded by the coding sequence ATGATCAAAAGCGAAAAACCGAGCATCTTTCGCGCCGAGCGCTCACCGCTCAAGGTGACGCTGCTGGTGTTTTCCGGCGCATCGATCATGTGCGTGGCCTCTGCTGTCGACCCGCTGCGCGCCGCCAATCGCATTTCCGGCGAGACATTGTTCGATTTCAGGCTGGTTTCGGTTACCGGCGAAGCGCCGGTCACCACCTGCGGGCTGCCGATCGCGGTCAGCGGCCGCTTCGATGCCAACGAGGTCACTGATGTTTTGATCGTCGTCGCCGGTTTCGGCACTCAGAACTACGCCACGTCGGCGCTGCTTGCCGGCCTGCGAAGGGCGGCGCGTGCGGCCCGCGCCTGCGGCGGCGTCGAGGCCGGCACCTGGCTGGTGGCGCGGGCCGGCCTGCTGGAAGGCCGCAGCGCCACCACCCATTGGGAAGACATGGAGGACTTTTCCGCCGCTTTTCCTGGCGTCGACGTTCGCCCGGATCGCTATGTCATCGACGGGCCGGTCTTCACCTCCGGCGGCGCCTCGCCGACCTTCGATTTGATGCTGCATCTCATTCGCACCAGGCTCGGCATGGCGGCGGCGCTCGATGTGGCGAGCGTGTTCATCTACGACCAGGCGCGCGCCGCCACCGACGCGCAGCCACTGGTCTCGCTCGGCCGGCTCGACGGCTACGACCCGCGGCTGGCGCAGGCGATCCGGCTGATGGAGGCGCATGTCGACCAGCCGTTGACCATCGACGCGGTGGCCAGGCGCGCCGGGGTGACGGCGCGAACGCTGGAAAGCATTTTCCGCAGGTCGATCGGCGAGACGCCCGGCGCTTACTATCTGAGGCTGCGCCTCAGCGCCGCGCGGCGCCTTGTGGTCGACACGCGGGTAGCCATGGCCGATATTGCCGGGCGGACGGGCTTTTCGTCCGCCGCGGCATTTTCCAGAGCGTTTTCAAGAGCTTTCGGCGAGGCGCCGGTCAGGTTTCGCAGGGGCTGA
- a CDS encoding 3-keto-5-aminohexanoate cleavage protein, giving the protein MPLAMNREVFITCAVTGSGGTQDRSPHVPRSPKQIADSAIDAAKAGAAIVHCHVRDPETGKPRRDVHLYREVTERIREANVDVVLNLTAGMGGDMVFGSPEAPLPLNEKGTDMGGATNRMEHVRQCLPEICTLDCGTMNFAEADYVMTNTPGMLRAMGGMMTALGVKPEIEAFDTGHLWFAKQLVEEKVLNADALVQFCMGVPWGAPDDLNTFMAMVNNVPSTWTWSAFSIGRNQMAYAAAAVLAGGNVRVGLEDNLWLDKGVLATNAQLVERAASIVTNLGARILGPEEVRKKLNLTKRAPIAA; this is encoded by the coding sequence ATGCCGCTCGCGATGAACCGTGAGGTCTTCATTACCTGTGCCGTGACCGGATCGGGCGGCACGCAGGACCGCAGCCCGCATGTGCCACGCTCGCCCAAGCAGATCGCCGATTCGGCGATCGACGCCGCCAAGGCCGGTGCTGCGATCGTGCACTGCCATGTGCGCGACCCCGAGACCGGCAAGCCCAGGCGCGACGTGCATCTCTACCGCGAAGTGACCGAGCGTATTCGCGAGGCGAATGTCGACGTGGTGCTGAACCTCACCGCCGGCATGGGCGGCGACATGGTGTTCGGCTCGCCGGAAGCGCCGCTGCCGCTCAACGAAAAAGGCACGGACATGGGCGGCGCCACCAACCGCATGGAGCATGTGCGCCAGTGCCTGCCGGAGATCTGCACGCTGGACTGCGGCACCATGAATTTCGCCGAGGCCGACTATGTCATGACCAACACGCCCGGCATGCTGCGCGCCATGGGCGGCATGATGACGGCGCTCGGCGTCAAGCCGGAGATCGAGGCCTTCGACACCGGCCATCTGTGGTTCGCCAAGCAGCTGGTCGAGGAGAAGGTGCTCAACGCGGACGCGCTGGTGCAGTTCTGCATGGGCGTGCCATGGGGGGCGCCGGACGACCTCAACACCTTCATGGCGATGGTCAACAACGTGCCCTCGACCTGGACCTGGTCGGCCTTCTCGATCGGCCGCAACCAGATGGCTTATGCGGCGGCGGCGGTGCTCGCCGGCGGCAATGTTCGCGTCGGCCTGGAAGACAATCTGTGGCTCGACAAGGGCGTGCTGGCGACCAACGCGCAGCTGGTCGAGCGAGCCGCCAGCATCGTCACCAACCTCGGTGCCAGGATCCTTGGGCCCGAGGAAGTGCGCAAGAAGCTCAACCTGACCAAACGGGCGCCGATTGCTGCGTAA
- a CDS encoding HD domain-containing protein, with the protein MTTVKFTAMKDGDRDDYEFLTAHEIDYAAKTGERLLDALVQLDEGLSGYKITRLGHSLQAATRAWRDGADTDWIACAVLHDIGDIYAPYNHDEYAAAILKPFVREQCTWVVEKHGDFQRLYYAHHLGGNRHARDRFAGHMYFNDCDQFCERWDQSSFDPDYDTLPIEFFRPFVLEVFARKAYDPAVIRAGERVALTDPETARTRTGA; encoded by the coding sequence ATGACGACCGTCAAATTCACCGCGATGAAGGATGGGGACAGGGATGACTACGAGTTCCTGACCGCCCACGAAATCGACTATGCCGCCAAGACCGGCGAGCGGCTGCTCGACGCGCTGGTACAGCTCGACGAGGGCCTGTCCGGCTACAAGATCACCCGGCTCGGCCATTCGCTGCAGGCGGCGACGCGGGCCTGGCGCGACGGCGCCGACACCGACTGGATCGCCTGCGCCGTGCTGCACGACATCGGCGACATCTACGCCCCCTACAACCACGACGAATACGCCGCCGCGATCCTGAAACCCTTCGTGCGCGAGCAATGTACCTGGGTGGTGGAGAAACACGGCGACTTCCAGCGGCTGTATTACGCCCACCATCTGGGCGGCAACCGCCATGCCCGCGACCGCTTCGCCGGGCACATGTATTTCAACGATTGCGACCAGTTCTGCGAGCGCTGGGACCAGTCGAGCTTCGATCCGGATTACGACACGCTGCCGATCGAATTCTTCCGGCCCTTCGTGCTCGAAGTCTTCGCCCGCAAGGCTTACGACCCGGCCGTGATCCGCGCCGGCGAACGCGTGGCCCTCACCGACCCCGAAACAGCCAGGACAAGGACCGGAGCATGA
- a CDS encoding carnitine 3-dehydrogenase, translated as MSIINKAAAIGGGVIGAGWVARLLLNGIDVSIFDPDPEASRKVGEVMKGARRAYKQMLPDGLPKEGKLTFAKTIAEAVADADFIQESVPERLDLKHRVLAEIDQHAPANAIVGSSTSGIKPTDMQVAMKKHPERLVVGHPFNPVYLLPLVEIVGGEQTFPEAIEVAKELYASIGMKPVVIRKEIEAFVGDRLLEAAWREALWLVKDGICTVEELDDIMRYSFGLRWAQMGMFQVYRVAGGEAGMRHFMAQFGPCLKWPWTKLMDVPEFNDELVDLIATQSDEQAHGLSIRELEKIRDDNLVAIMEALSKQNKGKGWGAGALHKDYTKQLAKLAAKKPTASKVAEKAKASKPVKKAEKPAKKKKG; from the coding sequence ATGAGCATCATCAACAAGGCGGCCGCCATCGGCGGCGGCGTCATCGGCGCCGGCTGGGTGGCGCGGCTGCTCTTGAACGGCATCGACGTGTCGATCTTCGATCCCGATCCGGAGGCCTCGCGCAAGGTCGGCGAGGTGATGAAGGGTGCGCGCCGCGCCTATAAGCAGATGCTGCCCGACGGCCTGCCCAAGGAAGGCAAGCTCACCTTCGCCAAGACAATCGCCGAGGCGGTGGCCGATGCCGACTTCATCCAGGAAAGCGTGCCGGAGCGGCTCGACCTCAAGCATCGCGTGCTGGCCGAGATCGACCAGCATGCGCCGGCCAACGCCATCGTCGGCTCGTCCACCTCCGGAATCAAGCCGACCGACATGCAGGTGGCGATGAAGAAGCACCCCGAGCGGCTGGTCGTCGGCCATCCGTTCAACCCCGTCTATCTCTTGCCGCTGGTCGAGATCGTCGGCGGCGAGCAGACTTTCCCGGAGGCGATCGAGGTCGCCAAGGAGCTCTACGCCTCGATCGGCATGAAGCCGGTGGTGATCCGCAAGGAGATCGAGGCTTTCGTCGGCGACCGCCTTTTGGAGGCTGCCTGGCGCGAGGCGCTGTGGCTGGTCAAGGACGGCATCTGCACCGTCGAGGAACTCGACGACATCATGCGCTATTCCTTCGGCCTGCGCTGGGCGCAGATGGGCATGTTCCAGGTCTATCGCGTCGCCGGCGGCGAGGCCGGCATGCGCCACTTCATGGCGCAGTTCGGGCCCTGCCTGAAATGGCCGTGGACCAAGCTGATGGATGTGCCGGAATTCAATGACGAGCTGGTCGATCTCATCGCCACCCAGTCGGATGAGCAGGCGCACGGCCTGTCGATCCGCGAGCTGGAAAAGATCCGCGACGACAATCTGGTCGCGATCATGGAGGCGCTGTCGAAGCAGAACAAGGGCAAGGGCTGGGGCGCCGGCGCGCTGCACAAGGACTATACCAAGCAGCTCGCCAAGCTGGCGGCGAAGAAACCCACCGCCTCCAAGGTCGCGGAAAAGGCGAAGGCGAGCAAGCCGGTGAAGAAAGCCGAGAAGCCGGCGAAAAAGAAGAAAGGCTGA